In Bufo gargarizans isolate SCDJY-AF-19 chromosome 6, ASM1485885v1, whole genome shotgun sequence, a single genomic region encodes these proteins:
- the LOC122940443 gene encoding DNA replication complex GINS protein SLD5-like, with amino-acid sequence MEDELGLSDQGSDAGSEEVLTPAELISKLEEAWLNEKFAPELLESKSEIVECVMEQLNHMEQNLHRARQGDLKISFHHMEIERIRFMLSSYLRSRLHKIEKFFPHVLEKEKSREEGEPPHLSPEEFAFAKEYMTSTETLLKGVALRHMPPNLQTVDLLKCVPKPNLDSFVFLKVKQAQESILVEPETDEQSEYTIDMEVGSQHLIRYRTISPLVASGAVNLI; translated from the exons ATGGAAGACGAGCTGGGACTGTCAGACCAGGGCTCGGATGCTGGCAGTGAAGAGGTCCTGACGCCTGCAGAGCTCATCAGCAAGCTGGAGGAG GCCTGGCTCAATGAGAAGTTTGCTCCCGAGCTCCTTGAGAGTAAATCTGAGATTGTGGAGTGTGTGATGGAGCAGCTGAATCACATG GAACAAAATTTGCATCGAGCTCGACAGGGTGACCTGAAGATAAGTTTCCATCACATGGAGATAGAGAGGATCAGGTTCATGCTCAGCAGCTACTTGCGCAGTCGCTTGCACAAG ATTGAGAAGTTTTTTCCACATGTCCTGGAGAAGGAGAAGTCTAGAGAGGAAGGTGAGCCACCACACCTGTCTCCAGAGGAGTTTGCCTTTGCCAAGGA GTATATGACAAGCACAGAGACTTTACTTAAGGGTGTGGCCCTCCGTCACATGCCCCCAAATCTGCAGACAGTGGACCTGCTGAAATGTG TCCCCAAACCAAACCTGGACTCGTTTGTGTTCCTGAAGGTGAAACAGGCCCAGGAGAGCATCCTAGTGGAACCAGAGACCGATGAGCAGAG TGAATACACCATAGACATGGAGGTCGGCTCTCAGCACCTTATCCGATATCGCACAATATCCCCCCTCGTGGCCTCAGGCGCTGTGAATCTCATCTGA